The Arachis hypogaea cultivar Tifrunner chromosome 14, arahy.Tifrunner.gnm2.J5K5, whole genome shotgun sequence genome has a segment encoding these proteins:
- the LOC112741195 gene encoding phospholipase A I isoform X1 → MSWGLGWKRPSEIFHLTLNYGTDDLREALNRTSSASASSLIPQEQELGFRIELEWSASEDEDQTALKLQSQLMVALPLPQDTVVVELRPKEDDDGVNLNMEVLKRREPLRAITMSKAVASGQHSDGTSVLIRLLRSNLASSAPPAVAEGVAGCGDHWSSVSVLSLCGCGLSVLPVQLTQLPHLEKLILDNNKLTVLPPDLGQQRSLRVLRVDNNMLISVPVELRQCVKLEELSLEHNKLVRPLLDFRAMAELRVLRLFGNPLEFLPEILPLVKLRHLSLANIRIVADDNLRSINVQIEMENNSYFASRHKLSAFFSLIFRFSSCHHPLLASALAKIMQDVGNRVVVGKDENAVRQLISMISSDNHHVVEQACYALSALASDVSVALQLIKADIMQPIGTVMKSMGREEVISVLQVVVKLAFASDAVAEKMLNKDVLKSLKNLCAHKDPEVQRLALLAVGNLAFCPENRRILVTSESLREFLLRLTVAVEPRVYKAAARALAILGENENLRRAIRGRQVPKQGLRILSMDGGGMKGLATVRMLKEIERGTGKQIHELFDLICGTSTGGMLAVALGIKLMTLEQCEDIYKNLGKVVFAEPVPKDNEAATWKEKLDQLYKSSSQSFRVVVHGSKHSAEQFESLLKELCDDEDGDLMIDSAVKNVPKVFVVSTLVSVMPGQPFIFRNYQYPAGTPEVALTTSESSGVTLLAPSSTGAPVGSKRSAFIGSCKHQVWQAIRASSAAPYYLDDFSDDINRWQDGAIVANNPTVFAIREAQLLWPDTKIDCLVSLGCGSIPTKVRKGGWRYLDTGQVLIESACSVERVEEVLSTLLPMLPEIQYFRFNPVDERCDMELDETDPTVWMKLESAVDEYIQKNYLAFENLSERLILPFQHEEKLFENIRSKVSKTGESNEGASGPALGWRRNVLLVEALHNPDAGRSVHHARELESFCARSGIRLSLMQGLSHIVRTGLTTTFATPFVSPLFTGSFPSSPLVYSPDVGQRIGRIDLVPPLSLDGPSGKIASSPPASPRGLRQLSAPVKSLHERLQNSPQLGVIHLALQNDLDGLIVSWQNDVFVVAEPGEHAEKFLQSVKCSLLSTMRSHRRKGASLLSNISTISELVAFKPHFQIGDIVHRYLSRQTMVLEDEQEISSYMFRRTVPSMHLTPEDVRWMVGAWRDRIIICTGTYGPTQALIKAFLDSGAKAVICPSNEPPESQLATFDGTGELFVMENNGKFEIGEDEADDDTAPDSPLSDWEDSDAEKNGDRTLSFWNDDEVELSQFVCHLYDSLFREGASIHLALEHALASHRRLRKKRNCNEKSNFHNRY, encoded by the exons ATGTCTTGGGGATTGGGGTGGAAGAGGCCCTCCGAGATCTTCCACCTCACTCTCAACTACGGCACCGACGATCTGCGAGAAGCTCTCAATCGCACGTCATCTGCGTCGGCTTCTTCACTGATCCCGCAGGAGCAGGAGCTAGGGTTCCGTATCGAGCTGGAATGGTCGGCGTCGGAGGATGAGGATCAGACGGCGCTCAAGCTTCAGTCGCAGCTAATGGTGGCTCTGCCGTTGCCGCAGGACACCGTAGTTGTGGAGCTGAGGCCGAAGGAGGACGATGATGGCGTGAATTTGAACATGGAGGTTTTGAAGAGGAGGGAACCGCTCAGGGCCATCACGATGAGCAAGGCTGTTGCCTCGGGGCAGCATAGCGATGGCACCAGTGTTCTGATTCGGCTTCTGCGGTCTAATTTGGCCTCCTCTGCGCCGCCGGCGGTGGCCGAGGGGGTTGCTGGATGTGGCGACCATTGGAGTAGTGTATCGGTGCTTAGTCTCTGCGGCTGTGGCTTATCG GTGCTTCCAGTACAGCTTACTCAGTTGCCACATCTTGAAAAACTTATTCTTGACAACAACAAACTGACAGTTTTGCCTCCTGATCTTGGTCAGCAGAGAAGCTTAAGAGTGCTCAGAGTTGACAACAACATGCTTATTTCTGTGCCTG TTGAACTGAGACAGTGTGTTAAGTTGGAGGAGTTGTCATTGGAACACAACAAGCTAGTTCGACCACTTCTTGACTTCAG GGCTATGGCTGAACTACGGGTGCTCAGGCTATTTGGAAATCCTCTGGAGTTTCTTCCTGAAATTTTGCCCCTCGTCAAACTTCGCCACCTTTCACTCGCAAATATTAGGATTGTGGCAGATGATAATTTGAGATCAATCAATGTGCAAATAGAG ATGGAAAACAATTCGTATTTTGCATCTAGGCATAAACTCAGTGCCTTCTTTTCTCTTATATTCCGCTTTTCTTCTTGTCATCACCCTTTATTAGCCTCTGCACTTGCAAAGATAATGCAAGATGTAGGAAATAGAGTGGTTGTTGGCAAAGATGAGAATGCAGTGAGACAGCTTATTAGCATGATAAGTAGTGACAACCATCATGTG GTTGAACAAGCCTGCTATGCTCTTTCAGCTCTTGCCTCCGATGTGTCTGTTGCACTGCAGCTGATCAAAGCAGATATCATGCAACCCATTGGAACAGTTATGAAATCTATGGGTCGGGAAGAGGTAATATCTGTATTGCAAGTTGTGGTGAAGTTGGCTTTCGCATCTGATGCTGTAGCTGAGAAGATGTTGAACAAGGATGTTCTGAAATCTTTGAAAAATTTGTGTGCCCATAAAGATCCAGAG GTACAACGGTTAGCTCTGTTAGCTGTTGGCAACTTGGCTTTCTGTCCAGAGAATCGTCGTATACTTGTTACTTCTGAGAGCTTGCGAGAATTTCTCTTACGACTGACTGTTGCAGTTGAGCCACGTGTTTATAAAGCTGCTGCTCGTGCTTTGGCAATTCTTG GAGAAAATGAGAACCTGCGACGTGCAATAAGAGGGAGACAAGTGCCGAAGCAAGGACTCCGCATACTCTCAATGGATGGAGGGGGGATGAAAGGTCTGGCAACTGTGAGAATGCTTAAGGAAATTGAAAGGGGAACTGGAAAACAAATACATGAGTTGTTTGATTTAATATGTGGCACATCAACGGGTGGAATGCTGGCTGTTGCCCTTGGGATTAAGTTGATGACTTTGGAACAATGTGAAGATATATACAAAAATCTTG GGAAGGTTGTTTTTGCTGAACCTGTGCCCAAGGATAATGAAGCTGCTACCTGGAAAGAAAAGTTAGATCAACTATATAAGAGTTCATCACAGAGTTTTAGAGTTGTTGTTCATGGATCAAAA CACAGTGCAGAGCAGTTTGAGAGTCTATTGAAAGAATTGTGTGATGATGAGGATGGGGATCTAATGATAGATTCTGCTGTAAAAAATGTGCCAAAAGTTTTTGTTGTATCAACCCTGGTGAGCGTCATGCCTGGACAGCCCTTCATATTCCGCAATTATCAG TATCCTGCTGGTACACCAGAGGTGGCTCTTACGACATCAGAAAGTTCAGGGGTAACCTTGTTGGCTCCTTCTTCAACAGGTGCACCAGTTGGCTCTAAGCGCAGTGCGTTCATTGGAAGCTGTAAGCATCAAGTGTGGCAGGCTATCAGAGCTTCATCTGCTGCGCCTTATtatcttgatgatttttcagatg ATATTAATCGCTGGCAAGATGGTGCAATAGTGGCAAACAATCCAACAGTTTTTGCCATAAGAGAAGCCCAGCTTCTGTGGCCTGACACAAAAATTGATTGCCTGGTTTCATTAGGGTGTGGTTCTATTCCAACAAAG GTGCGGAAAGGGGGTTGGCGGTATCTGGATACAGGACAGGTATTGATCGAGAGTGCATGCTCTGTTGAGCGGGTTGAGGAAGTTTTAAGTACACTGCTGCCTATGCTTCCTGAGATACAGTATTTTCGTTTCAATCCTG TTGATGAACGTTGTGATATGGAACTTGATGAGACGGATCCAACTGTCTGGATGAAACTGGAGTCTGCAGTTGATGAATATATACAAAAGAATTATCTGGCATTTGAAAATCTCTCTGAGAGATTGATTCTGCCTTTCCAGCATGAAGAGAAGCTTTTCGAGAATATAAGATCTAAAGTATCCAAGACAGGGGAATCAAATGAAG GTGCTAGTGGCCCTGCTTTGGGGTGGAGGCGAAATGTACTACTTGTGGAAGCTTTACATAATCCTGATGCAGGAAGATCAGTGCACCATGCTCGAGAGCTTGAGTCATTTTGTGCTCGGAGCGGGATACGTTTATCACTCATGCAGGGTTTGTCTCATATTGTAAGGACAGGGTTGACAACAACATTCGCTACTCCATTTGTGTCACCTCTGTTTACAGGAAGCTTCCCTTCAAGTCCACTTGTATATAGTCCTGATGTTGGTCAGAGGATTGGACGGATTGATCTGGTTCCACCTTTAAGTTTAGATGGCCCATCAGGGAAAATAGCTTCATCACCTCCAGCGTCTCCCCGAGGACTTAGACAGCTGTCGGCGCCTGTCAAATCATTGCATGAGAGATTGCAGAATTCACCACAATTGGGCGTTATACATTTGGCCCTTCAAAATGACTTAGATGGCTTAATTGTGAG TTGGCAAAATGATGTATTCGTGGTGGCTGAGCCTGGAGAACATGCGGAGAAATTTCTACAGAGTGTTAAATGCAGTTTGTTATCTACAATGAGGAGCCACCGCAGAAAGGGTGCATCTCTGTTGTCCAATATTTCTACCATATCGGAGTTGGTTGCCTTTAAGCCCCATTTCCAAATTGGAGACATTGTCCATAGATACTTAAGCCGCCAAACCATG GTTTTGGAAGATGAACAAGAAATAAGTTCCTACATGTTCCGCAGGACAGTCCCTTCTATGCATTTAACACCTGAGGATGTTCGATGGATG GTTGGAGCCTGGAGGGACAGGATCATCATTTGCACAGGTACATATGGACCCACTCAGGCTCTTATTAAGGCGTTTTTGGACTCTGGTGCAAAAGCGGTTATATGCCCTTCAAATGAACCCCCTGAAAGTCAGTTGGCTACATTTGATGGCACTGGGGAATTGTTTGTGATGGAAAATAATGGCAAGTTCGAAATTGGAGAGGATGAAGCAGATGATGACACTGCACCTGACAGTCCCTTAAGTGACTGGGAAGATAGTGATGCTGAGAAAAATGGTGACCGCACTTTGTCTTTTTGGAATGACGATGAAGTGGAACTGTCTCAATTTGTTTGCCATCTGTATGATTCATTGTTCAGGGAGGGTGCTAGTATCCATCTTGCTTTGGAACATGCTCTCGCCTCGCATAGGAGATTACG GAAGAAAAGAAACTGCAACGAGAAGTCAAACTTCCATAATCGTTATTAA
- the LOC112741195 gene encoding phospholipase A I isoform X2: MSWGLGWKRPSEIFHLTLNYGTDDLREALNRTSSASASSLIPQEQELGFRIELEWSASEDEDQTALKLQSQLMVALPLPQDTVVVELRPKEDDDGVNLNMEVLKRREPLRAITMSKAVASGQHSDGTSVLIRLLRSNLASSAPPAVAEGVAGCGDHWSSVSVLSLCGCGLSVLPVQLTQLPHLEKLILDNNKLTVLPPDLGQQRSLRVLRVDNNMLISVPVELRQCVKLEELSLEHNKLVRPLLDFRAMAELRVLRLFGNPLEFLPEILPLVKLRHLSLANIRIVADDNLRSINVQIEMENNSYFASRHKLSAFFSLIFRFSSCHHPLLASALAKIMQDVGNRVVVGKDENAVRQLISMISSDNHHVVEQACYALSALASDVSVALQLIKADIMQPIGTVMKSMGREEVISVLQVVVKLAFASDAVAEKMLNKDVLKSLKNLCAHKDPEVQRLALLAVGNLAFCPENRRILVTSESLREFLLRLTVAVEPRVYKAAARALAILGENENLRRAIRGRQVPKQGLRILSMDGGGMKGLATVRMLKEIERGTGKQIHELFDLICGTSTGGMLAVALGIKLMTLEQCEDIYKNLGKVVFAEPVPKDNEAATWKEKLDQLYKSSSQSFRVVVHGSKHSAEQFESLLKELCDDEDGDLMIDSAVKNVPKVFVVSTLVSVMPGQPFIFRNYQYPAGTPEVALTTSESSGVTLLAPSSTGAPVGSKRSAFIGSCKHQVWQAIRASSAAPYYLDDFSDDINRWQDGAIVANNPTVFAIREAQLLWPDTKIDCLVSLGCGSIPTKVRKGGWRYLDTGQVLIESACSVERVEEVLSTLLPMLPEIQYFRFNPVDERCDMELDETDPTVWMKLESAVDEYIQKNYLAFENLSERLILPFQHEEKLFENIRSKVSKTGESNEGASGPALGWRRNVLLVEALHNPDAGRSVHHARELESFCARSGIRLSLMQGLSHIVRTGLTTTFATPFVSPLFTGSFPSSPLVYSPDVGQRIGRIDLVPPLSLDGPSGKIASSPPASPRGLRQLSAPVKSLHERLQNSPQLGVIHLALQNDLDGLIVSWQNDVFVVAEPGEHAEKFLQSVKCSLLSTMRSHRRKGASLLSNISTISELVAFKPHFQIGDIVHRYLSRQTMVLEDEQEISSYMFRRTVPSMHLTPEDVRWMVGAWRDRIIICTGTYGPTQALIKAFLDSGAKAVICPSNEPPESQLATFDGTGELFVMENNGKFEIGEDEADDDTAPDSPLSDWEDSDAEKNGDRTLSFWNDDEVELSQFVCHLYDSLFREGASIHLALEHALASHRRLRFM; encoded by the exons ATGTCTTGGGGATTGGGGTGGAAGAGGCCCTCCGAGATCTTCCACCTCACTCTCAACTACGGCACCGACGATCTGCGAGAAGCTCTCAATCGCACGTCATCTGCGTCGGCTTCTTCACTGATCCCGCAGGAGCAGGAGCTAGGGTTCCGTATCGAGCTGGAATGGTCGGCGTCGGAGGATGAGGATCAGACGGCGCTCAAGCTTCAGTCGCAGCTAATGGTGGCTCTGCCGTTGCCGCAGGACACCGTAGTTGTGGAGCTGAGGCCGAAGGAGGACGATGATGGCGTGAATTTGAACATGGAGGTTTTGAAGAGGAGGGAACCGCTCAGGGCCATCACGATGAGCAAGGCTGTTGCCTCGGGGCAGCATAGCGATGGCACCAGTGTTCTGATTCGGCTTCTGCGGTCTAATTTGGCCTCCTCTGCGCCGCCGGCGGTGGCCGAGGGGGTTGCTGGATGTGGCGACCATTGGAGTAGTGTATCGGTGCTTAGTCTCTGCGGCTGTGGCTTATCG GTGCTTCCAGTACAGCTTACTCAGTTGCCACATCTTGAAAAACTTATTCTTGACAACAACAAACTGACAGTTTTGCCTCCTGATCTTGGTCAGCAGAGAAGCTTAAGAGTGCTCAGAGTTGACAACAACATGCTTATTTCTGTGCCTG TTGAACTGAGACAGTGTGTTAAGTTGGAGGAGTTGTCATTGGAACACAACAAGCTAGTTCGACCACTTCTTGACTTCAG GGCTATGGCTGAACTACGGGTGCTCAGGCTATTTGGAAATCCTCTGGAGTTTCTTCCTGAAATTTTGCCCCTCGTCAAACTTCGCCACCTTTCACTCGCAAATATTAGGATTGTGGCAGATGATAATTTGAGATCAATCAATGTGCAAATAGAG ATGGAAAACAATTCGTATTTTGCATCTAGGCATAAACTCAGTGCCTTCTTTTCTCTTATATTCCGCTTTTCTTCTTGTCATCACCCTTTATTAGCCTCTGCACTTGCAAAGATAATGCAAGATGTAGGAAATAGAGTGGTTGTTGGCAAAGATGAGAATGCAGTGAGACAGCTTATTAGCATGATAAGTAGTGACAACCATCATGTG GTTGAACAAGCCTGCTATGCTCTTTCAGCTCTTGCCTCCGATGTGTCTGTTGCACTGCAGCTGATCAAAGCAGATATCATGCAACCCATTGGAACAGTTATGAAATCTATGGGTCGGGAAGAGGTAATATCTGTATTGCAAGTTGTGGTGAAGTTGGCTTTCGCATCTGATGCTGTAGCTGAGAAGATGTTGAACAAGGATGTTCTGAAATCTTTGAAAAATTTGTGTGCCCATAAAGATCCAGAG GTACAACGGTTAGCTCTGTTAGCTGTTGGCAACTTGGCTTTCTGTCCAGAGAATCGTCGTATACTTGTTACTTCTGAGAGCTTGCGAGAATTTCTCTTACGACTGACTGTTGCAGTTGAGCCACGTGTTTATAAAGCTGCTGCTCGTGCTTTGGCAATTCTTG GAGAAAATGAGAACCTGCGACGTGCAATAAGAGGGAGACAAGTGCCGAAGCAAGGACTCCGCATACTCTCAATGGATGGAGGGGGGATGAAAGGTCTGGCAACTGTGAGAATGCTTAAGGAAATTGAAAGGGGAACTGGAAAACAAATACATGAGTTGTTTGATTTAATATGTGGCACATCAACGGGTGGAATGCTGGCTGTTGCCCTTGGGATTAAGTTGATGACTTTGGAACAATGTGAAGATATATACAAAAATCTTG GGAAGGTTGTTTTTGCTGAACCTGTGCCCAAGGATAATGAAGCTGCTACCTGGAAAGAAAAGTTAGATCAACTATATAAGAGTTCATCACAGAGTTTTAGAGTTGTTGTTCATGGATCAAAA CACAGTGCAGAGCAGTTTGAGAGTCTATTGAAAGAATTGTGTGATGATGAGGATGGGGATCTAATGATAGATTCTGCTGTAAAAAATGTGCCAAAAGTTTTTGTTGTATCAACCCTGGTGAGCGTCATGCCTGGACAGCCCTTCATATTCCGCAATTATCAG TATCCTGCTGGTACACCAGAGGTGGCTCTTACGACATCAGAAAGTTCAGGGGTAACCTTGTTGGCTCCTTCTTCAACAGGTGCACCAGTTGGCTCTAAGCGCAGTGCGTTCATTGGAAGCTGTAAGCATCAAGTGTGGCAGGCTATCAGAGCTTCATCTGCTGCGCCTTATtatcttgatgatttttcagatg ATATTAATCGCTGGCAAGATGGTGCAATAGTGGCAAACAATCCAACAGTTTTTGCCATAAGAGAAGCCCAGCTTCTGTGGCCTGACACAAAAATTGATTGCCTGGTTTCATTAGGGTGTGGTTCTATTCCAACAAAG GTGCGGAAAGGGGGTTGGCGGTATCTGGATACAGGACAGGTATTGATCGAGAGTGCATGCTCTGTTGAGCGGGTTGAGGAAGTTTTAAGTACACTGCTGCCTATGCTTCCTGAGATACAGTATTTTCGTTTCAATCCTG TTGATGAACGTTGTGATATGGAACTTGATGAGACGGATCCAACTGTCTGGATGAAACTGGAGTCTGCAGTTGATGAATATATACAAAAGAATTATCTGGCATTTGAAAATCTCTCTGAGAGATTGATTCTGCCTTTCCAGCATGAAGAGAAGCTTTTCGAGAATATAAGATCTAAAGTATCCAAGACAGGGGAATCAAATGAAG GTGCTAGTGGCCCTGCTTTGGGGTGGAGGCGAAATGTACTACTTGTGGAAGCTTTACATAATCCTGATGCAGGAAGATCAGTGCACCATGCTCGAGAGCTTGAGTCATTTTGTGCTCGGAGCGGGATACGTTTATCACTCATGCAGGGTTTGTCTCATATTGTAAGGACAGGGTTGACAACAACATTCGCTACTCCATTTGTGTCACCTCTGTTTACAGGAAGCTTCCCTTCAAGTCCACTTGTATATAGTCCTGATGTTGGTCAGAGGATTGGACGGATTGATCTGGTTCCACCTTTAAGTTTAGATGGCCCATCAGGGAAAATAGCTTCATCACCTCCAGCGTCTCCCCGAGGACTTAGACAGCTGTCGGCGCCTGTCAAATCATTGCATGAGAGATTGCAGAATTCACCACAATTGGGCGTTATACATTTGGCCCTTCAAAATGACTTAGATGGCTTAATTGTGAG TTGGCAAAATGATGTATTCGTGGTGGCTGAGCCTGGAGAACATGCGGAGAAATTTCTACAGAGTGTTAAATGCAGTTTGTTATCTACAATGAGGAGCCACCGCAGAAAGGGTGCATCTCTGTTGTCCAATATTTCTACCATATCGGAGTTGGTTGCCTTTAAGCCCCATTTCCAAATTGGAGACATTGTCCATAGATACTTAAGCCGCCAAACCATG GTTTTGGAAGATGAACAAGAAATAAGTTCCTACATGTTCCGCAGGACAGTCCCTTCTATGCATTTAACACCTGAGGATGTTCGATGGATG GTTGGAGCCTGGAGGGACAGGATCATCATTTGCACAGGTACATATGGACCCACTCAGGCTCTTATTAAGGCGTTTTTGGACTCTGGTGCAAAAGCGGTTATATGCCCTTCAAATGAACCCCCTGAAAGTCAGTTGGCTACATTTGATGGCACTGGGGAATTGTTTGTGATGGAAAATAATGGCAAGTTCGAAATTGGAGAGGATGAAGCAGATGATGACACTGCACCTGACAGTCCCTTAAGTGACTGGGAAGATAGTGATGCTGAGAAAAATGGTGACCGCACTTTGTCTTTTTGGAATGACGATGAAGTGGAACTGTCTCAATTTGTTTGCCATCTGTATGATTCATTGTTCAGGGAGGGTGCTAGTATCCATCTTGCTTTGGAACATGCTCTCGCCTCGCATAGGAGATTACG ATTCATGTGA
- the LOC112742138 gene encoding uncharacterized protein has protein sequence MAFPAPVAIGTRGTIGSLVRKEIEYFTKFELAQKPQQHFLDMNMASCRSFSMSSRSSLWDLLPTWKRKKRKGTSGFFLPKICSVSEVADSNQLNRIPGYSYRILRNDFNNFHL, from the coding sequence ATGGCTTTTCCTGCTCCAGTTGCCATAGGCACAAGGGGCACCATTGGATCTCTAGTGAGGAAGGAAATTGAATACTTCACCAAGTTTGAGTTAGCACAGAAACCTCAGCAACACTTTCTGGACATGAACATGGCTTCTTGCAGAAGCTTTTCCATGTCCAGCAGGTCAAGTCTCTGGGACTTGCTACCAAcatggaagaggaagaagagaaaaggcACAAGTGGGTTCTTCCTCCCCAAAATCTGTTCTGTATCAGAAGTAGCTGATAGCAATCAATTGAACAGAATTCCTGGTTACAGCTACAGGATTCTGAGGAATGACTTCAACAACTTTCACCTCTGA
- the LOC112741197 gene encoding probable serine/threonine-protein kinase PBL23 — MSCLNCCKTAEVESPSYREALAESAKRRMSRGYITFKSLAAAVSLKTGSSKHRQINEQIKKYGEVKNDIKVFTYNQIAEATENFNSDNLLGEGGFGSVYKGYICDQHVAMKQLNRQGAQGTREFYAEVLMLSLVKHPNLVQLVGYCTEDEHRVLVYEYMAKGSLENHLLDLGEGKKPLDWHTRMKIAEGAARGLEYLHSSADPPVIYRDFKSSNILLDEDFNAKLSDFGLAKIAPNGQGTITSRVMGTFGYCAPEYASGGQLTTKSDVYSFGVVFLEIITGRRVIDTTRDIEEQNLIEWAQPLLKDKKQFSLIADPLLNGQFPAKGLFQALAVAAMCLQEDPEKRPDMDDVVTALAILSATKTDEKDGAGEAVKTGGHVESFRAAESFNKEEQRG; from the exons ATGAGTTGCCTCAATTGCTGCAAGACTGCTGAGGTCGAATCGCCATCTTACCGGGAAGCGTTGGCAGAGAGTGCAAAACGGAGAATGTCCAGAGGCTATATAACATTCAAATCATTAGCCGCCGCTGTGTCACTCAAAACAG GTAGCAGCAAGCATAGACAAATCAATGAACAGATTAAAAAATACGGAGAAGTGAAGAATGATATCAAGGTGTTCACATACAATCAAATTGCTGAAGCAACAGAAAATTTCAATTCTGATAACCTTCTTGGAGAAGGAGGATTTGGTTCTGTCTACAAAGGTTACATATGTGATCAG CATGTAGCAATGAAGCAACTGAACAGGCAAGGAGCACAAGGAACAAGAGAATTTTATGCAGAGGTTTtgatgctaagtttggtgaaGCATCCAAACCTTGTACAGCTAGTTGGTTATTGTACAGAAGATGAACATAGGGTTTTGGTCTATGAGTACATGGCCAAAGGAAGCTTGGAAAATCACCTCCTAG ACCTAGGCGAGGGTAAGAAGCCTTTGGATTGGCACACAAGGATGAAAATTGCTGAGGGAGCAGCCAGAGGGCTTGAGTATTTGCATAGCTCTGCAGATCCTCCGGTTATATATCGTGATTTCAAGTCATCTAATATACTATTAGACGAAGATTTCAATGCAAAACTTTCCGATTTTGGACTAGCTAAGATTGCTCCAAATGGTCAGGGAACTATCACATCCAGGGTGATGGGAACCTTTGGCTACTGTGCACCAGAATATGCTTCTGGTGGTCAATTAACCACAAAATCAGATGTTTACAGTTTTGGTGTGGTGTTCTTGGAAATAATCACTGGCAGGAGAGTAATTGACACTacaagagatattgaggagcaaAACTTGATTGAATGG GCACAACCTCTTCTCAAGGATAAGAAGCAGTTCAGTCTAATTGCTGATCCTTTGCTTAATGGCCAGTTCCCTGCAAAGGGTCTATTTCAAGCACTTGCAGTGGCAGCAATGTGTCTCCAAGAGGATCCTGAGAAACGACCTGACATGGACGATGTTGTAACGGCTCTAGCAATTCTATCGGCGACCAAGACCGACGAAAAAGATGGTGCTGGCGAAGCAGTAAAAACTGGCGGGCATGTCGAATCTTTCAGAGCAGCAGAATCATTCAACAAGGAAGAGCAAAGGGGATAG
- the LOC112741196 gene encoding small ribosomal subunit protein mS86 (rPPR1), which yields MSIPSRLRHIHLHHHHRHHFSTSILSPDSSTPLTSKQKTRAALNLLKIEKNPERVLEICAAASLTPANHLDRVTLSEAVKKLSAAGHLDGLRRLIEEDLKPRLDLRNGRFLSHAMVLYGQANMLDDAIRTFDRMEEEQRVPRTVKSLNSLLFACIVAKNYKEVKRIYLEFPKIYSIIPNIDTYNLVIKAFCESGSSSSVYSVLDEMDRNSVKPNATTMKTMLSGFYKEEKFEEVGKVLKLMEERYKMHPSLSTYNVRIVSLCKLKRSAEAKALMEGMICRGRKPNSVTYMHLIFGFCREGNVEEGERLFQEMKKKGYTPNSDCYFTLIHFLSEAGKFESALSFAKESMAKSWFPNFTTMKNLVNGLASVSRVDDAKELIKEIKEKFSASSDKWDEIEAGLTQE from the coding sequence ATGTCGATACCTTCTCGCCTCCGCCACATCCACCTTCATCACCACCATCGCCACCACTTCTCCACCTCCATCCTCTCCCCAGATTCCTCTACTCCTCTCACATCGAAGCAGAAGACCCGCGCCGCCCTCAACCTCCTCAAGATCGAGAAGAACCCCGAGCGCGTCCTCGAGATCTGCGCCGCCGCATCCCTCACTCCGGCAAATCACCTTGACCGCGTTACTCTCTCAGAAGCCGTCAAGAAGCTCTCCGCCGCCGGCCACCTCGATGGCCTCCGCCGCCTCATCGAGGAAGACCTTAAACCCCGATTGGACCTCCGCAATGGGCGGTTTCTTTCCCATGCCATGGTCCTCTACGGCCAGGCAAACATGCTCGACGACGCGATCCGAACCTTCGATCGAATGGAAGAAGAACAGCGAGTCCCGCGTACCGTGAAATCCCTAAACTCACTCCTCTTCGCTTGCATTGTCGCGAAAAACTACAAGGAGGTAAAACGAATCTACCTCGAATTCCCGAAGATTTATTCCATTATTCCCAATATTGATACCTATAACCTAGTGATTAAGGCATTTTGTGAATCTGGGAGTTCTAGCTCTGTGTACTCGGTTTTGGATGAGATGGATAGAAATTCGGTCAAGCCCAATGCGACGACGATGAAGACTATGCTATCTGGTTTCTACAAGGAGGAGAAGTTTGAGGAGGTAGGGAAGGTGCTGAAGCTGATGGAGGAGAGGTATAAGATGCACCCTTCGTTGAGTACTTACAATGTGAGGATTGTTAGCTTGTGCAAGTTGAAGAGGTCGGCGGAGGCAAAGGCGCTGATGGAAGGGATGATTTGCAGGGGTAGGAAGCCGAATTCAGTTACCTACATGCATTTGATATTTGGGTTTTGCAGGGAAGGGAATGTTGAGGAAGGGGAGAGGCTGTTCCaggagatgaagaagaagggGTATACTCCAAATAGCGACTGTTACTTCACCTTGATTCACTTCCTATCCGAGGCTGGCAAGTTCGAGTCTGCTTTGTCTTTCGCTAAGGAGAGTATGGCCAAAAGTTGGTTTCCTAATTTCACAACCATGAAGAATCTTGTGAATGGGCTTGCTAGTGTTTCCAGGGTTGATGATGCTAAGGAGCTCATTAAGGAGATTAAAGAGAAGTTTTCCGCGAGCAGCGACAAGTGGGATGAAATCGAAGCAGGTTTGACTCAGGAATGA